A genomic window from Streptomyces sp. 846.5 includes:
- a CDS encoding deoxyribonuclease IV — MRSAHRNPVGAHVPVAGRGLAGTGLAYADKVGAESVQVFVANPRGWAAPTGNPEQDRAFRAGCAERGVSAYVHAPYLINFGSDSAATRERSGESLRHSLSRGHAIGALGVVVHTGSAMGGSREKALRQVHEGMLPLLDELDGYGEDAPWLLLEPTAGQGSSLCSRMPDLAEYLDALEHHPRVGVCLDTCHAFAAGHDLAAPGGTARMLDELVAAAGPGRLRLIHANDSKDVAGARKDRHANIGAGHIGAEPFGGLFTHPATEGVPLIIETPDDRHAPDRVEGALHTRDIDRLKQLRRGARAPR, encoded by the coding sequence ATCCGTTCCGCCCACCGCAATCCCGTCGGCGCACATGTCCCGGTCGCCGGCCGGGGGCTGGCCGGCACCGGCCTGGCCTACGCCGACAAGGTGGGGGCGGAGAGCGTGCAGGTCTTCGTCGCCAATCCGCGCGGCTGGGCGGCCCCGACCGGCAACCCGGAGCAGGACCGGGCCTTTCGTGCGGGCTGCGCCGAGCGCGGGGTCTCCGCCTATGTGCACGCCCCGTACCTGATCAACTTCGGCTCCGACTCCGCGGCGACCCGCGAGCGCTCCGGCGAGTCGCTGCGCCACTCGCTGAGCCGCGGCCATGCGATCGGCGCCCTCGGCGTCGTGGTGCACACCGGCTCGGCGATGGGTGGCAGCCGGGAGAAGGCGCTGCGCCAGGTCCACGAGGGCATGCTGCCGCTCCTCGACGAGCTGGACGGCTACGGCGAGGACGCGCCCTGGCTGCTGCTCGAACCGACGGCGGGACAGGGCAGCTCACTGTGCTCGCGGATGCCGGACCTCGCCGAGTACCTGGACGCGCTGGAGCACCACCCCCGGGTCGGCGTCTGCCTGGACACCTGCCACGCCTTCGCGGCCGGCCACGACCTCGCCGCCCCCGGCGGCACCGCGCGGATGCTGGACGAACTGGTCGCCGCGGCCGGGCCGGGACGGCTGCGGCTGATCCACGCCAACGACTCCAAGGACGTGGCCGGGGCCCGCAAGGACCGCCACGCCAACATCGGGGCCGGCCACATCGGCGCCGAGCCCTTCGGCGGGCTGTTCACCCACCCGGCCACCGAGGGCGTCCCGCTGATCATCGAGACCCCGGACGACCGCCACGCCCCGGACCGCGTCGAGGGCGCCCTGCACACCCGCGACATCGACCGCCTCAAGCAGCTGCGCCGGGGTGCGAGGGCACCACGCTAG
- a CDS encoding DeoR/GlpR family DNA-binding transcription regulator: MYAEERHQLIVEQARRDGRVDVTALASGLDVATETIRRDLTMLERQGLLRRVHGGAIPVERLGFEPGLAQRASALIGEKERIAKAAVAELPDEGTILLDAGTTTARLAEQLPADRELTVVTNGLAIAALLANRPNITLFIVGGRVRSRTHAVVGEWTRNPLADTYVDVAFMGTNGISVQRGLTTPDTAEAAVKRQMMASARRTVVLADHTKFAADHFARFGKVDEVDVVITDSGLDSEVADELAEAGPRVVRA, encoded by the coding sequence ATGTACGCGGAGGAGCGTCACCAGCTCATCGTGGAGCAGGCGCGGCGGGACGGCCGGGTCGACGTCACAGCCCTCGCATCGGGGCTCGACGTCGCCACCGAGACCATCCGGCGCGACCTGACCATGCTGGAGCGGCAGGGCCTGCTGCGCCGGGTCCACGGCGGGGCCATCCCGGTCGAACGCCTCGGCTTCGAACCCGGCCTGGCCCAGCGGGCGTCCGCCCTGATCGGGGAGAAGGAGCGGATCGCCAAGGCGGCGGTCGCCGAGCTCCCCGACGAGGGAACGATCCTGCTGGACGCCGGGACCACGACCGCGCGGCTGGCCGAGCAGCTGCCCGCCGACCGCGAACTCACCGTGGTCACCAATGGACTGGCGATCGCGGCGCTGCTGGCCAACCGCCCCAACATCACCCTGTTCATAGTCGGCGGCCGGGTGCGTTCGCGTACTCACGCGGTGGTCGGCGAGTGGACCCGGAACCCGCTCGCGGACACCTATGTCGACGTGGCCTTCATGGGCACCAACGGCATCTCGGTCCAGCGCGGGCTGACCACGCCCGACACCGCCGAGGCCGCCGTGAAGCGGCAGATGATGGCCAGCGCCCGGCGCACCGTCGTGCTGGCCGACCACACCAAGTTCGCCGCCGACCACTTCGCCCGCTTCGGCAAGGTGGACGAGGTCGACGTGGTGATCACCGATTCGGGCCTGGACTCCGAGGTCGCCGACGAACTGGCTGAGGCCGGCCCCCGGGTGGTGCGCGCATGA
- a CDS encoding LacI family DNA-binding transcriptional regulator, with product MGEPTLHDVAARAGVSIKTVSNVLRGVTGKVSTETAARVLQVIEEINYRPNLSARRLRSGRSNVVALAVPDLRNPYFAEVATAMISAARRAGYTLLIEETGGNAEDELNAAEGLRDPLIEGVIMAPLALDPRQLDRRGRTVPLVLLGEHDYDGDCDHVMFDNLTASQQMTAHLVEQGYRRIAVIGRQDAPPQAAAMAAMRFNGYRRALGEAGLAYDQRLAPVIPTSAYGKAAGAEAAEQIFERGLKPDALYCFADVLAIGALRAAHCRGLHAPEDFGLAGFDGIEEGRFTIPTLTTIAPDYVDMASLAVNALIERMESAVPIGHRDILCRYELAVRESTQPGLRTGAPSAGASAGARAAAV from the coding sequence GTGGGCGAACCCACCCTGCACGATGTCGCCGCCCGGGCCGGAGTGTCGATCAAGACAGTCTCCAATGTGCTCCGCGGGGTGACCGGCAAGGTGTCCACTGAGACCGCGGCCCGGGTGCTCCAGGTGATCGAGGAGATCAACTACCGGCCCAACCTGTCGGCCCGCCGACTGCGCAGCGGCCGGTCCAACGTTGTCGCCCTCGCCGTGCCCGACCTGCGCAATCCGTACTTCGCCGAGGTCGCCACCGCGATGATCAGCGCCGCCCGCCGGGCCGGCTACACCCTGCTGATCGAGGAGACCGGCGGCAACGCCGAGGACGAACTGAACGCGGCCGAGGGGCTGCGCGACCCGCTGATCGAGGGCGTCATCATGGCGCCGCTGGCCCTGGACCCGCGGCAGCTGGACCGGCGCGGCCGGACCGTCCCGCTGGTGCTGCTGGGCGAGCACGACTACGACGGGGACTGCGACCACGTCATGTTCGACAATCTGACGGCGTCTCAGCAGATGACCGCGCACCTGGTCGAGCAGGGCTACCGGCGGATCGCCGTGATCGGACGTCAGGACGCCCCGCCGCAGGCCGCGGCCATGGCGGCGATGAGGTTCAACGGCTACCGCCGGGCGCTGGGCGAGGCCGGCCTGGCATACGACCAGCGGCTGGCCCCGGTCATCCCCACCTCCGCCTACGGCAAGGCGGCCGGCGCCGAGGCGGCGGAGCAGATCTTCGAGCGGGGGCTCAAGCCCGACGCCCTGTACTGCTTCGCCGACGTGCTCGCCATCGGCGCGCTGCGGGCCGCGCACTGCCGCGGGCTGCACGCCCCCGAGGACTTCGGGCTGGCCGGGTTCGACGGCATCGAGGAGGGCCGGTTCACCATCCCCACCCTGACCACGATCGCGCCGGACTACGTGGACATGGCCTCGCTGGCCGTGAACGCGCTGATCGAGCGGATGGAGTCGGCGGTGCCGATCGGCCACCGGGACATCCTCTGCCGCTACGAGCTGGCGGTCCGCGAGAGCACCCAGCCGGGGCTGCGCACCGGCGCTCCCAGCGCGGGGGCGAGTGCGGGGGCGAGGGCCGCCGCCGTCTAG